The following are encoded in a window of Alosa sapidissima isolate fAloSap1 chromosome 12, fAloSap1.pri, whole genome shotgun sequence genomic DNA:
- the LOC121678151 gene encoding uncharacterized protein LOC121678151 isoform X5: MPVGKSKPCRRRSVIVPYGLKTWLECLAMAVAKECPKCMRRFIAKYCQELMEYRNENPMMDIRDLVLTYQSLRENRRSLKKHYHVDGQYSQFKCFSWCTTLSSCDAHNVQAEIQRTERTDDMGQSVAIETSTASKDLISCHSEDVSKAIGLYMSQPGKENEQGPSATTSEAIPDVVVHNKAPALVPTPNLSRAPSGDLQDGNVVEKELGCQATDRLTYQQSTDISRSPSEELLSEYEQLSDGEFEIGAQHVSAIAVRYLSETMMEYEQFSEGGFGIATQKISDVSLQEITSSEERMSDESYGSPKLSPMSSSESAVRVASPLQTVEFHHLRDNKHEIDVRASAEQLDLTSSCMLYRSSYDSLSEEEESAESATILERSHSEAVLRTISLEERVRKKTSSVSGVTDETLLDDGEEDADLVVLYEAPSDECVVSSENSEISADVCGDLSPTQEGASVSVHSSFMVTKGSVVMGTTPSVRCLTLSPVSSDVKKEVCASGNNLSSIPPSAVMELPDVSGDVNIPREEDMTSQHVATEIKRHIPLRPSSESINFASSWDQARLHSSSKPRVKDLSRLSSLTRQSNRTTLNEKEGSASGFTEDHLSTMAHTESSITVLFENSDEDVDDESESLAVAESLAEYHSIPEVVIVHKAPSFEELPETDEEDLHRSESSVGRPDSLSGAQGSQSSVTSPTMSVGAENTDGTPYVVIIHKAPSEKDLPDTPFTPGVENMVGSGSALAEDVARLPLVHDKLPPKAPHQSEEKSSEAETAANPPAKTLYDEVVGDALKTSESLRSPRLGPTSSCILEAAKDSDTTTHVVIIHKASSGEGFPEVSITSNVESVGPQSSLKWVPSANESVTSSGTQSLNERDKSVSSVTTKSPRLTPQRSKGDVSRTTSSDRLSVSASGLNEDIYEVQLSVDTEKDSVGQSVKDSVGTANSAERLRDSSCISGALEISVSNSCVIFSSNDDDIAFENGSSTLHSDHYHSLTKSDTSAECCATLNERFNEMPVDDTLEMRTASLQQSSEGIQFSSISKDAEEADYSPNVVNISREKLPESGVTLGLLEKVPFAASKKTEDDTLDVHNSRIDTVFVGPSEAAEQRVAYVRTPSEDEISTDISVVIRSDSKLSPRHLSGDVSERVSSEHLQVSTSGLWSTPGMSAEDISEPTLSIQEVILDNTSGVVKCSSHIKLDREPSELTTTKESSTVTSSEKSVETSFDGTTEAKMASSQSSSERIQSNCILEAVEVAEIIPHVVIHKAPSGAELTETGSSCSLGHGSLSATDSLDVQKSVSGTSVVAPPESTEERVAYIRTPSQDEISGEVSVVIVRSPRVSPHHSIGDISKRASSEQLQVPNSGLASTPTVLVEDTTELLISHEDVSSEKTLDIAQCSSDSILEREEACEMATTRASPPPPTPSGQHIAEIVKSDERLKSPVLSPRSSWASEKLNEISVDGMLEVTLTSSQPSLECIQPPSMLKSADDSEMSPHMLIIQKEPSIVENPESDMTTGMLEVIPPAASKSSLDDLKHLAYDTLDVEKLGSDTAVVAPTEKEQTTIYKQILSQDEICAEVSVVRIRSPGLSPCHSSGDVSKRASTEQLQVSTSGLVSTPSVSAEDISEPTLSVEETSDVVKCSSHDDLERKPPELRTKEASSTVTENENSAETSFDGTTEAKMASLQSSSERIQSNCILEAVEVAEIIPHVVIIHKAPSGAELTETGSSCSLGHGSLSATDSLDVQKSVSGTSVVAPPESIEERIAYIRTPSQDEISGEVSVVIVRSPRVSPRHSIGDISKRASSEQLQVPTSGLASRVEDTTELLISHEDVSSEKTLDIAQCSSDSILEREEPCETATTRASPPPPTPSGQHIAEMVKSDKRLKSPVLSLISSCASEKSNKISVDGMLEVTLTSSQPSLESIQPPSMLKSADDSEMSPHILIIQKEPSIVENPESDMTTGVLVRIPPAASKIAQDDVKHLAYDTLDVEKSESDTAVVASPEKEQRTVYIRIPSQDEICAEVSVVSIKSPQLSPRHSSGNVSERVSTEHLQVSTSGLVSAPTVPTSAKDVSEDTFKMQANGIGSPITSSTFSEGSFHLDPSQGFSPVRSPSAILLKTKDHLKEAKISCEEMLAQDTTKILSQEKIPSPGLSPMVSEIIGVWCDNLSEEQQDETDESLEGLFLKWPRKACVSAESLDLETETDINEVAIVEEVHQQSSKTDFAENLKNTIPAATTISATALIAPSTRIPSKDSVEVMPTLSREKITFPRLSPKSSYVLQRSSPDGHQSRCLSPLSSSVRGHSPERLESPRSSPVTEFLSSVEWATQTSRSSLPIIDKATQMSRTSLLLISQASQTSRTLLAGAKQESRPSFPSVDQETQISWTLPQGIDKRTQISRTPVTSSDQGSQMSSVNLHNQGTQMIIPQEVSVTETTVDSRKLTCQSSSAGNWDDGKQSAHDISPGGFKEAEETQKDKIWTLYHLGQKNDEGLLSTQVLSEPPFNGEAYIRNFGTGAVLLSERRRERLKPLSAPIRGRLVSASAFKPGQRPSSLGPSEVVIRPPHPPSRSSSTLPDYVLVVDTETVNLDNFFNAPGTNQVQTNPLAWMSSQF; encoded by the exons ATGCCGGTGGGAAAGTCCAAGCCATGTCGCCGGCGCAGTGTTATTGTTCCCTACGGACTCAAAACTTGGCTGGAATGTCTCGCCATGGCTGTAGCGAAGGAATGTCCCAAATGCATGAGGCGTTTCATTGCAAAGTACTGTCAAGAGCTCATGGAGTACAGAAATG AAAACCCCATGATGGACATCAGGGATCTTGTCTTAACATACCAGAGTTTAAGAG AGAACAGAAGATCTTTAAAAAAGCATTATCATGTGGATGGACAATATTCCCAATTTAAATGTTTTAGCTGGTGCACAACACTTTCTTCCTGTGATGCCCATAACGTCCAAGCAGAGATCCAAAGAACTGAACGGACAGATGATATGGGGCAGTCTGTGGCCATCGAGACATCTACCGCATCAAAAGATTTGATCAGTTGTCATTCCGAAGATGTCTCTAAAGCTATTGGGCTGTATATGAGTCAGCCTGGCAAAGAGAATGAACAAGGGCCTTCTGCTACCACCTCTGAAGCAATCCCTGATGTTGTGGTCCACAATAAGGCACCCGCGTTGGTACCCACACCAAATCTGAGCCGAGCTCCATCAGGGGACCTTCAGGATGGCAATGTGGTTGAGAAGGAATTAGGTTGCCAAGCTACAGACAGACTAACTTACCAACAAAGCACTGATATATCTAGAAGCCCCTCAGAAGAACTcttgagtgaatatgaacagcTTTCAGATGGTGAATTTGAGATTGGTGCACAGCATGTGTCGGCGATTGCAGTCAGATATCTGTCAGAAACCATGATGGAATATGAACAGTTTTCAGAGGGTGGATTTGGGATTGCTACACAAAAGATTTCCGATGTGTCATTGCAAGAAATAACCAGTAGTGAAGAAAGAATGTCAGATGAGAGTTATGGATCTCCAAAATTATCTCCCATGTCATCCAGTGAATCAG CTGTCCGAGTGGCATCACCTCTACAGACAGTTGAGTTCCATCATCTGAGAGACAACAAACATGAGATTGATGTGAGAGCATCTGCTGAACAACTTGATTTGACTTCAAGCTGCATGCTGTACAGATCCTCATATGACTCACTgtcagaggaggaggaatcgGCTGAATCGGCTACGATTTTAGAAAGGTCTCACAGCGAAGCAGTACTGAGGACGATCAGCCTGGAAGAGAGAGTGCGTAAGAAAACATCCAGTGTTTCAG GAGTAACAGATGAAACTCTACTGGATGATGGTGAAGAGGATGCTGATTTAGTTGTCCTCTATGAAGCGCCCTCAGATGAATGTGTAGTTTCATCTGAGAATTCAGAAA TTTCAGCGGATGTGTGTGGAGACCTGTCGCCAACTCAGGAAGGCGCCTCAGTTTCTGTGCATTCCAGTTTCATGGTCACAAAAGGCAGTGTTGTAATGGGAACTACACCTTCAGTGCGATGTCTCACATTGTCTCCTGTGTCATCAGATGTTAAGA AAGAAGTTTGTGCGAGTGGAAATAACTTATCCAGTATCCCACCTTCAGCAGTTATGGAACTACCTGATGTCTCTGGAGATGTCAATATTCCAAGGGAAGAGGACATGACAAGTCAACATGTTGCCACTGAGATAAAGAGACACATCCCTTTGAGACCTTCTTCAGAGAGCATTAATTTTGCCTCAAGTTGGGACCAGGCCAGACTACATTCTAGTTCTAAGCCAAGAGTGAAAGACCTTTCAAGATTATCATCTCTAACAAGACAATCAAACAGAACTACATTAAATGAGAAAGAGGGTTCAGCAAGTGGTTTCACTGAAGACCATCTGAGCACAATGGCACATACAGAGTCTTCTATCACAGTACTCTTTGAGAATTCAGACGAAGATGTTGATGATGAAAGTGAATCCTTAGCTGTTGCTGAAAGTTTAGCAGAGTATCATTCCATTCCGGAGGTGGTGATTGTCCACAAAGCTCCATCATTTGAGGAACTGCCTGAGACAGATGAGGAGGACCTTCATAGATCAGAGTCCTCTGTGGGGAGGCCTGATTCTCTCAGTGGTGCACAGGGATCCCAATCTAGTGTAACGTCTCCCACAATGTCAG TGGGTGCTGAAAATACAGATGGGACACCATATGTGGTGATCATTCACAAAGCTCCTTCTGAGAAAGACCTTCCTGATACTCCGTTTACACCAGGAGTAGAAAATATGGTTGGATCTGGATCAGCTTTAG CAGAAGATGTCGCTAGATTACCATTGGTTCATGATAAACTACCACCAAAGGCGCCACATCAGTCAGAGGAGAAATCATCTGAAGCAGAAACGGCTGCAAATCCACCAGCAAAGACATTGTATGATGAGGTTGTTGGAGATGCATTGAAAACATCAGAGAGCCTTAGATCTCCTAGATTAGGACCAACGTCATCTTGCATATTAG AAGCTGCTAAAGACTCAGACACTACTACCCATGTGGTAATCATTCATAAAGCTTCCTCTGGCGAGGGTTTTCCTGAAGTTAGCATTACATCTAATGTTGAGAGTGTTGGGCCACAGTCCTCTCTGAAGTGGGTGCCATCAGCAAATGAAAGTGTGACCTCTTCTGGAACACAGAGTTTAAATGAAAGAGATAAAAGTGTCTCATCAGTGACAACCAAATCCCCAAGATTGACTCCGCAGCGTTCAAAGGGAGATGTTTCTAGAACAACATCATCAGATCGCCTCAGTGTTTCAGCCTCTGGCTTGAATGAAGATATCTATGAAGTTCAATTGAGTGTTGACACTGAAAAGGACTCTGTTGGACAAAGTGTAAAGGACTCTGTTGGAACAGCCAATTCAGCGGAGAGACTCAGAGACTCATCTTGCATATCTGGTGCACTCGAAATATCAG TTTCAAACAGTTGTGTTATATTTTCATCTAATGATGATGACATTGCATTTGAAAATGGATCCTCCACCCTACATTCAGATCATTACCACTCACTCACCAAGTCAGACACTAGTGCAGAGTGTTGTGCTACACTAAATG AGAGATTTAATGAAATGCCAGTTGATGATACACTTGAAATGAGAACAGCATCCTTACAACAAAGCTCCGAAGGAATTCAGTTCTCTTCCATATCAAAAGATGCTGAAGAGGCTGACTATTCACCTAATGTGGTAAACATCTCTAGAGAGAAACTTCCTGAATCTGGTGTAACATTGGGACTGTTGGAGAAAGTGCCGTTTGCGGCCTCCAAAAAAACAGAGGATGATACTTTGGATGTtcacaattcaagaattgacACGGTTTTTGTAGGCCCATCTGAAGCAGCAGAGCAAAGAGTTGCTTATGTAAGGACACCTAGTGAAGATGAAATCAGTACAGACATTTCAGTAGTTATCAGATCAGACTCAAAACTATCTCCTCGCCATTTAAGTGGAGATGTCTCTGAGAGAGTTTCCTCCGAGCACCTTCAGGTGTCAACCTCTGGCCTGTGGTCAACTCCTGGTATGTCAGCGGAAGACATTTCTGAACCAACTTTGAGTATTCAGGAAGTGATTTTAGACAACACATCAGGTGTAGTTAAATGTTCAAGCCACATTAAACTGGATAGGGAACCATCTGAATTGACAACAACGAAAGAATCTTCAACTGTTACATCAAGTG AAAAGTCAGTTGAAACTTCATTTGATGGTACAACTGAAGCTAAAATGGCGTCATCACAATCAAGTTCAGAAAGAATTCAGTCCAATTGCATTTTGGAGGCTGTTGAAGTGGCAGAAATTATTCCTCATGTGGTAATTCATAAGGCACCTTCTGGGGCAGAACTTACTGAAACTGGTAGTTCATGCTCATTAGGTCATGGAAGCCTTTCAGCCACCGATAGTTTAGATGTTCAGAAGTCAGTAAGTGGCACTTCTGTTGTAGCACCACCTGAATCAACAGAGGAAAGAGTTGCTTATATAAGGACACCCAGTCAAGATGAAATCAGTGGTGAAGTTTCAGTAGTTATAGTCAGATCCCCAAGAGTGTCTCCTCACCATTCAATTGGAGATATCTCTAAGAGAGCTTCCTCCGAGCAGCTTCAGGTGCCAAACTCTGGCCTGGCATCCACTCCCACAGTGTTAGTAGAAGACACTACTGAACTGCTGATAAGTCATGAGGACGTGTCTTCAGAGAAAACATTAGACATAGCTCAATGTTCAAGTGACAGTATATTAGAGAGGGAGGAGGCATGCGAGATGGCAACAACCAgagcatcaccaccaccacctacacCAAGTGGCCAGCACATCGCTGAGATAGTGAAGTCAGATGAGAGACTCAAATCTCCAGTGTTATCCCCCAGATCGTCATGGGCATCTG agaaattaaatgaaatttcAGTTGATGGTATGCTTGAAGTGACGTTGACATCTTCACAGCCAAGCTTAGAATGTATTCAACCCCCTTCCATGTTGAAAAGTGCCGACGATTCAGAAATGAGTCCTCATATGTTGATCATTCAGAAGGAACCCTCAATAGTGGAAAATCCTGAATCTGATATGACAACAGGGATGTTGGAGGTAATACCACCTGCAGCTTCCAAAAGTTCACTGGATGATTTAAAACATTTAGCCTATGACACTTTGGATGTTGAGAAGTTAGGAAGTGACACTGCTGTCGTAGCACCAACTGAAAAAGAGCAAACAACTATTTATAAACAGATACTTAGTCAAGATGAAATATGTGCTGAAGTTTCAGTAGTAAGAATCAGATCTCCAGGATTGTCTCCTTGCCATTCAAGTGGAGATGTCTCTAAGAGAGCTTCCACAGAGCAGCTTCAGGTGTCAACCTCTGGCCTGGTGTCAACTCCCAGTGTGTCAGCAGAAGACATTTCTGAACCAACTTTGAGTGTTGAGGAAACATCAGATGTAGTTAAATGTTCAAGCCACGATGACCTAGAGAGGAAACCCCCGGAACTGAGAACAAAGGAAGCATCTTCAACTGTTACAGAAAATG AAAATTCAGCTGAAACTTCATTTGATGGTACAACTGAAGCTAAAATGGCATCGTTACAATCAAGTTCAGAAAGAATTCAGTCTAATTGCATCTTGGAGGCTGTTGAAGTGGCAGAAATTATTCCTCATGTGGTAATTATTCACAAGGCACCTTCTGGGGCAGAACTTACTGAAACTGGTAGTTCATGCTCACTAGGTCATGGAAGTCTTTCAGCCACCGATAGTTTAGATGTTCAGAAGTCAGTAAGTGGCACTTCTGTTGTAGCACCACCTGAATCAATAGAGGAAAGAATTGCTTATATAAGGACACCCAGTCAAGATGAAATCAGTGGTGAAGTTTCAGTAGTTATAGTCAGATCCCCAAGAGTGTCTCCTCGCCATTCAATTGGAGATATCTCTAAGAGAGCTTCCTCCGAGCAGCTTCAGGTGCCAACCTCTGGCCTGGCATCAAGAGTAGAAGACACTACTGAACTGCTGATAAGTCATGAGGACGTGTCTTCAGAGAAAACATTAGACATAGCTCAATGTTCAAGTGACAGTATATTAGAGAGGGAGGAGCCATGCGAGACGGCAACAACCAgagcatcaccaccaccacctacacCAAGTGGCCAGCACATCGCTGAGATGGTGAAGTCAGACAAGAGACTCAAATCTCCAGTGTTATCCCTCATTTCATCATGTGCATCTG AGAAATCAAATAAAATTTCAGTTGATGGTATGCTTGAAGTGACGTTGACATCTTCACAGCCAAGCTTAGAAAGTATTCAACCCCCTTCCATGTTGAAAAGCGCTGACGATTCAGAAATGAGTCCTCATATTTTGATTATTCAGAAGGAACCCTCAATAGTGGAAAATCCTGAATCTGATATGACAACAGGGGTGTTGGTGAGAATACCACCTGCAGCTTCCAAAATTGCACAGGATGATGTAAAACATTTAGCCTATGACACTTTGGATGTTGAGAAGTCAGAAAGTGACACTGCTGTCGTGGCATCACCTGAAAAAGAACAAAGAACTGTTTATATACGGATACCTAGTCAAGATGAAATATGTGCTGAAGTTTCAGTAGTAAGTATCAAATCTCCACAATTGTCTCCTCGCCATTCAAGTGGAAATGTCTCTGAGAGAGTTTCCACAGAGCACCTTCAAGTGTCAACCTCTGGCCTGGTGTCAGCTCCCACTGTCCCAACGTCAGCAAAAGACGTTTCAGAGGACACTTTCAAGATGCAAGCAAATGGAATTGGATCTCCCATAACATCATCAACATTCAGTGAAGGATCTTTTCACCTGGATCCATCACAGGGTTTCAGCCCAGTCAGAAGTCCCTCTGCTATCCTTCTAAAAACAAAAGATCATCTGAAAGAAGCTAAAATATCTTGTGAGGAGATGCTGGCACAGGACACAACTAAAATATTGTCTCAAGAAAAGATTCCATCCCCAGGATTATCCCCTATGGTCTCTGAAATTATAGGTGTCTGGTGTG ACAATTTATCTGAAGAGCAGCAGGATGAAACGGATGAATCACTGGAAGGCCTGTTCCTTAAGTGGCCTAGAAAAGCATGTGTGTCAG CAGAGTCATTGGACTTGGAAACTGAAACTGACATAAATGAAGTGGCAATTGTGGAGGAAGTGCATCAGCAGTCTTCCAAAACCGACTTCGCTGAAAATCTAAAAAACACCATACCTGCTGCAACAACAATATCTGCTACAGCCTTGATAGCACCTTCTACTAGAATACCAAGTAAAGACAGTGTAGAGGTGATGCCAACACTATCAAGAGAGAAAATCACATTTCCTAGATTGTCTCCTAAATCATCCTATGTTCTAC AGAGGTCGTCTCCTGATGGACATCAAAGCAGATGTCTATCACCACTGTCAAGCAGCGTAAGAGGCCATTCCCCAGAGAGACTGGAATCTCCTCGGTCATCGCCAGTCACAG AGTTTCTGTCCTCAGTTGAATGGGCAACACAGACTTCCAGATCATCACTCCCTATTATTGATAAAGCCACACAGATGTCTAGAACCTCACTCCTATTAATCAGTCAAGCCTCTCAAACATCAAGAACACTGCTAGCAGGGGCTAAGCAAGAATCAAGACCATCATTTCCATCTGTTGATCAAGAGACTCAGATATCCTGGACATTGCCTCAGGGTATTGATAAGAGAACTCAGATATCAAGAACACCAGTGACATCTTCTGACCAGGGCTCACAAATGTCATCAGTCAATCTGCACAATCAGGGCACACAGATGATTATTCCGCAAGAGGTGTCAGTAACTGAAACGACTGTTGACTCAAGGAAATTGACTTGCCAATCCTCATCAGCTGGTAATTGGG ATGATGGAAAGCAGTCTGCACATGATATCAGTCCTGGAGGTTTTAAGGAGGCTGAAGAAACGCAGAAGGATAAGATATGGACTCTCTACCACTTAGGACAAAAGAACGATGAAGGGTTGTTGTCCACACAAGTACTGTCTGAACCTCCATTTAATGGAGAGGCCTACATCCGAAACTTTGGGACAGGGGCTGTCCTTCTCTCAGAGCGGcgtagagagagactgaaaccaCTTTCAGCCCCTATTAGGGGGAGGCTAGTTTCAGCCAGTGCTTTTAAGCCTGGGCAGAGGCCATCCTCCCTCGGACCTAGTGAAGTGGTCATCCGGCCCCCTCATCCACCAAGCAGGTCCTCCTCAACTCTGCCTGACTATGTGTTGGTGGTGGACACTGAGACTGTTAATCTGGACAATTTCTTTAATGCACCAGGAACAAACCAAGTCCAAACAAATCCCTTGGCTTGGATGTCCAGTCAATTTTGA